Below is a genomic region from Myxococcota bacterium.
ATCATCGTGGGGGGCTACGTGCTCGGTCGGGTGCTGGAAGGCGCGTTTCTCGCGAGCTTCGGGTTCGAGTGCCATTCCTGGCGTCCCGCCGACGCGCTCTTCCGCACGATCACCGCCCGACGCAATCCGAACCTCTTGCTGCTGAGCGTGGGAACGGCGGTCGGACGCCCGGACCTCGGCTTCACGCTCGTCGCCGCCTGGACGCTCTGCTCCCTCGCGTTCCACAGCGTGCGCCTGCTCCAGGCCTTCGTCGCGCGGCGCGACGGCACACCGGTGGTGGCATGGGCCGCGGGCTGATCGCGCTCTCGATGCTGCTGTTCGGCGCAGGTTCTGCACTCGCCGGTTCCGCGCTCGACGAGTCGCGTCTCCCGGCCGGTGACTGCGCTGGCGTGTACTGGGATTGGGTCGCGCGCTTCGAGACGGGCGATCGCATCGAAGTGCGCGTGCTCTGGACCGCGCGTGGGCCGGGCGCGCCGATCGCCGCGGCCCAGGGCGTGTGGATCGATGCCGACGGGGTCCAGGCCCCCTTCCGCAACGGTCGACGCGCGGGTCGCTACTCGGCCGAGCACGGCGGGGACGCGCTGCGCATCGGTTCGAGCGAACAGACCCTCGCGCGGGGCGAAACTCCCCAGGCACGCTTCTCCGTCGACAACGACAAGCGCGGGGTGAAGGTCGCGCTCGAGACGTCGGCGCGCGTGCCGGCACCCCTCGACCTCGACCTCGGCTTCGCCGATTGGCGCGCGTCGGTGCTCCACGCCGACCACCCGACCACCGCGCAGGTGTGGCGGCGCGGCATGCCCGAGCCGCGGCGCCTGAGCGGGAACTCATCATTGATCCGCACCACGCACGCGCCTTGCGAGCGCGAGCGCATCCGCCACCGGGTCGACGTGCACGGCGACGGTGCGCTCTGGGTGCACGTGGTCGCGGCGGATGGAGCGAGCCGCGCGGCCGGGATCGTGCGTGGCGCCGAGGGAACCTGGCGACGGGCGGCCATCGCCCCGAGTCGCTGGCGCGCCTGGCAACACGACGCCAACGGCGCCTGGCCCGGTCGGCTCGAGTTCGGCGATCACGCCGTCGACCTGAAGGGCGGACTGCGCACCACCCGCCCGCTCGACGCGCTGCCCCTGCCCCTGCGCTGGCTCTACGCCTGGGGAGAAGCACCCGTCCGCCGGCTGCATCGCGCGCGGCTGCACCACCGAGCCGACGGCGCCGAGGGGGCCGACGCGATCGCGAGCTTCACCTTCGTCACGCCGCCCCCGGTCTCCAGCCGGGAACCCGAGGCAAGCTGATGCGCGTCGGCATCCTCGACAATCTGCAGGCCGGCGGCGGCGGAGCCTTTGCCGTGCGCAGCTGGGCGCGACGGCGCGACGACCTGCGCGTGGTCGAGAGCGCCGACCTCTCGGCCCTCGACGAGGCCTGTCGTGTCCTCGAACAGGACGGTTGCGACGTCTGGTTGATCAACGGGGGCGACGGCACGCTGCAGCACGTTCTGACCGCGCTGCTTCGCGACCCCGATCGCACCGCGTTGCCCGCTCTCGCCCCCCTGCGCGGCGGGCGCACGAACATGACGTCGCGCGACCTGGGTGCCGACCGCAAGCCGGTACGCGGCGCCGAACGACTCCTCGACGCGCTCGCTTCGGGCGATCTCGCAGGCCACCGCGTCGAACGCCCGGTCTTGCGCGTCGAGAGCGCGCGACGCGGTGCTCCCCTCTACGGCTTCTTCTTCGGCGCGGGCTTGATCTACCGCGCGATCCGTTGGGTGCACCAGCACTTTCCGCCGCGCCATGGCCAGGGCGTCGCGGGCGCCGGCTTGATGACGGCCACGCTGTTGGGCCGCATGCTCGGCGGCCAACGCGAGGGGCTGCTCGCTCCCGACAAGTGCAGCGTCTGGCAGGAAGAACACCTGATCGGTGACGGCGAGCAGCGGCTCGTGATCGCGACGAGCCTCGATCGCCTCTTCCTCGGTCTCGAACCCTTCTGGGCGGAAGGGACCGGGGCCGTGCGGCTCACCGCGCTCGCGAGTGACACGCCGAGCCTCGCGCGCGCCACTCCGGCGATCCTGCGCGGTCGCCGGCGCGCCGAGTTCACGCCGGAGAACGGCTTCACGAGTGTGCGCGGCGAGGCCATCGACCTGCGCATCGACTGCGGGTTCACGATCGATGGCGAGCTCTTCGCGCCCCTGGGTGACGAGACGATTCGGATCGGCGCCGACCGGCGCATCGGGTTCCTGCGCGCATGACGGAAAGCCGCCCGCTCGCGCGTCGGGTTCGCGAGGAACTCGCCACGCCGCTGGACGCGGACGCCGCCACGTTCGCCCGCGCGATCTGGGACGGTCCGGGCGGAG
It encodes:
- a CDS encoding diacylglycerol kinase family protein; the encoded protein is MRVGILDNLQAGGGGAFAVRSWARRRDDLRVVESADLSALDEACRVLEQDGCDVWLINGGDGTLQHVLTALLRDPDRTALPALAPLRGGRTNMTSRDLGADRKPVRGAERLLDALASGDLAGHRVERPVLRVESARRGAPLYGFFFGAGLIYRAIRWVHQHFPPRHGQGVAGAGLMTATLLGRMLGGQREGLLAPDKCSVWQEEHLIGDGEQRLVIATSLDRLFLGLEPFWAEGTGAVRLTALASDTPSLARATPAILRGRRRAEFTPENGFTSVRGEAIDLRIDCGFTIDGELFAPLGDETIRIGADRRIGFLRA